CGGTGTAACTTGGTTTAAGGCGAGGGGAATTCACCTCTGAGGGGAGATGAGGGAAGACGAGCCTCGAAtctggcctcggtttccccatctgcaaaatgagcccGAGGTGGAAATGGCAAACAGTCCCCGAGAGTGGGATAGCCCCGATGGCTGCCGCCAGTGAGGTGGCCTGAGAAGACCGGAAGGTCCTGGCAGGAGCGAGCTAGGCCCACGGACTGctgcagggggaggggagggggcttcCCCAAGGACCACGGAGACCCTTTGGCGAACAAGGCTCCCTGGCTGGCCTCAAAGGGCGCCCCCTGCTCCCGTGGAAACCCAGGGCTGAACCCAGGCGGGAAAGCTGGGCGACCCTGCGCAAGCCACCCCCACTCTGCCTGCCTCGGTTTACTCAGCTCTCAGTGGGGGAAATCGCAGCCTCTCCAAGCCGGACAATATGCCGGGCGAGGGTGAGGGGCTCAGGAGACAGCTACAGCCTCCCGGGACGGCCAGGTCCGCCCTCTGGCGGCTCCTCTCGGAGGCGTCTGCTCCACGCAGGCAGGNCCCGGCTCGTTAGCCAGAGGGCCCGGGAGTAACGGGGCGAGCCGGGGGAGGCGAGAACGGTTTGGGGCACGTTCGGGGCCCTGGCGGGGCGTCCCAGAGGCAGCTGCAGAGGCAAGCCTGGAGCCCAGCAGAGCTCGGCCCAGGGAGGCAGACGGGAGAAGCCTCAGCCTGGAGATGGTCCCGAAGCCCTCGCGGGGAGCAGACGCCACCCCCAGGGAAGCGCCCGGGCCTGGTGCGGCCTGGTGCGGCCTGGTGCGGCCCGGCCCGACGTTCTTCCTCCTGAGCGCATCTCCCCGCACATCCGCCCTGGAGATGGACCAGCGGCCGCCCTCCGAGGACTCCAGGCCGGCGGGAGCCGAGCCGGCGGGCCTTGCTTGGGCCAAGGGACTGCCGGCCTTTCGGCTCCTGACGCATCCTTCGAGGCCCGGCTCCGGCACCTCCTTGGCTCCCTAGTGCCGTCCCCTTCTCCAGCCGCCACGTACACGCTCGACTTCACACGTGCTGTTTGCCCTCGTGGCGGGATCCGGCTCCACCTCCCGCTATTGCGTATCGAGCGTGTGCACGGCCGGCAGGAGGGACGCTGGAGCGGCCGCAGACGTGGGGCCCGCCGTGGAGCCCCTCCTCTACCCGGGAGGCTCCTTTGAGCCTGACGAGGGCCCAAGTGGCGGCGCCGGGGCCTTCGCTCGTCTCAAACTTTGCCTGGGGGGGGGTGCTCCTGAGGCAGGAGGGCGGCGGGGCCTGCCCAGGGTCCCCTGGCTAGCcaacgtctgaggccagatcggaACCCGGGACCcgccgtctctaggcctggcccccTACGCACTGAGCCGCCTGGCTGCTCCCGGGTTCCGTCCTGCCTGGCTTAGCCGGGGGTCCAGCCTGTGCCGGCCGGGCCAGCCTGGGGTGCCAAGAGAGGAGCCGCCCCGAGAAGGGCCGGCCGCCCTCGTCCTCCCCAGAGCCGGGATCCTTAAACTTCCCCGACGTCCGAGGCTGACCCAGAGGCCTGGAGCCGCCTCGGCCGCCCGCGGCAGGAACGGGCACTTTCGCGGGCAGAGGGGCGGGGACGAGCCTGGGGACGGGGTCGAAGGCCTCCGGGCATCCGTGCGGGAGGGAAAGGCCGAGCTTCTTCGTGCCCCCTgggggcgggcgggcgggcgggcgtGGGGGGTTCCCTGGAGGGGTGCCGTTGGAGAGCCGCTAGGCGGGCAGGCAGGGCTGGGCAACGAGAGCCAGAACGAGGAACTAAAGGGCCGGCCTGCCCCGCTCACTCCTCGCCTGCCGGGCTCGTCCCCTCCTTCCCGACCACCCTGGGCCTGTGGGGGCCCCGAGAGCCCCAGTTACGGCTCTGTACGACCCCGGGGCTGCCCAGGTGCCGGCGCCTGCGCTCCTGCGTGTCTGTGCCCGTTCCTGGCCCCACTCCCTGACCGGAGAAGCAGGCGCGGCTCCCCCCCCACAGGAAGGCGTGCCCGGGCCTAGCAGGGGCGAGAGGCACGGGGGGGGGGACTCCGGCCGGCGCAGCGGCTTCCCCAGCACTCCGGGCGGCGCTCGCGGCGGGCACCGACGGGCCGGGGAAGCTCCAGACTCCACACGGCAGCCGCCGTAACTCTGGCAACCTTTATTAGCTGGGCCCGCGGGAAGAGCAGCCCCCCGGGGGGTTCTGGGCCGGCGAGTGTCCGGAACGGGGAATAGGTGCGAGTAGAAGCCACTGGGCGGCAGCGAGAGGGCCCCGGGCCCCATCCAGAAGCAGATACGCGCTGGCCgcgtgaccctgggccagtcacttgaccctgcGCTTCCTCATCGGGAAACGGCGAGAATCTCCGAGGCGGCCTCCCGGGCGGCTGTCCGTGCCGGGCCTGCGGTAAGCGCCGCAGAAGCACCGGCCGTGACCGTGGCAGCTCGTCCCCCCCTCCGGCCTCCCGGCCTTCGGGCCCCGACAGCGGCTCCGGAGCCCAGGGAGGACGAGGACGGCACGAGGAGGCCTCCGGGCACAGGCCGGGGATGGCCGGGGCCCAGCGCGGGCCTAGTAGCCGGCCGCCTCCCCCAGCTTCCTGGCGTCCGACTCGGCGAAGATGCAGCCTCGCCCATCCTGGGCCACCGCCTGGACCACGTTCAGCCAGAACCGCGCCTCCTCCCGCCGCTGGCCTCGGCCCACGAGCCCGTCCTGGACCTCCTGCGGCGGAAGGGCGCGGGGTGAGGCCCGGCGGGAAGGCCAGGCCCGGCGGGAAGGCCAGGCCCGGGGGGCGCCCAGCCCGCGAGGCTCACCTGCTCGAAGCCCGGCTCGAAGAGCACCTCCAGCGTGGGCCGCACGTGCAGGATCCGGGCCTCGATGGCCGCGTGAAGGTCCAGGCCCAACCACAGGTTGTTCAGGATGGCCTGGCAGCGGGGGGAGCCGCAGTGACCACCAGGCTCGCCCGCCCGGCGCCGGGCatcgggggggaggggggctgccCGGGAGGGGCCGCTTCACTCACCAGGGCCGTGGCCGGAAGGATCATCTCCCCTCCGGAGCCGCCGATCACCAGCTTGGCCTTGTGCTCCCGGGACAGGAGGATGGACGGCGCCATCAGGGAGGGCGGCCGCTCCCCTGGGGCTGAGACACAGACGGCGCCCGCTGGAGCTGGGGGGCCGCCACGCCCGCTCCTGGCCCAgcgcccgccccccccccccaggtcacGCGTCCGGTCCCTTGGGCCCAGGACGAGGCCGGAGTCTCCTGAGCCCCCGAAGCTCACAAGGTGGGCCGGGCGGCCTCTGGCGGGGCAGACCATCCCCCGCCCCCTCCCTGGCCCAGCCAGACCCACAGAGCGCccggcctggaggcaggaagatccgGGTTCCGATCTGgcctttctcatctctacaaaGGGGACCGGCTGGGAAGGGAATGACGAAGCCCTCGGGGGCCTCCCTTCTAGGCCGGCTCCCAGCCGGGTCCGGCCCGTCCCTTCCAGcgaccccctcctccccccacaccCGTCCGGGGTGCCTCGGACTGGTCGGCTCCAGCGGGctgttgggggtgggggctgCGGCCTCCCGAGCCTCCGTCCCTCCCCAGGCGGCTGTTCTTGGGGCTCCGCCTTACCCGGATCCGGCAGCTCGCGGGCGCCTGGCCTCGTCCTCCAGCACAGGTCCAGGAGCTGGTTGTTGAGAATCAGCCCGGTCCTCGGGGAGTACACCATGGAGCCGAACCTGGGCGGACACGGGGCGGCCGCTGGGGGGGGCCTGCCTCGCCCTCCCAGGCTGCCTCCCTCCGCCTCATCTGCTTCGGTCCGGGGCTGGGGCCGCCTCCCCCACGGAGCTCCCTCCAGCCTCCGCGCCGgggctctccctcccccctcGGAGATCCCGGCCTTCGCCTCCCGCCGCCCTCGGCCCGCTGCCTCGGGGG
This Gracilinanus agilis isolate LMUSP501 unplaced genomic scaffold, AgileGrace unplaced_scaffold47088, whole genome shotgun sequence DNA region includes the following protein-coding sequences:
- the LOC123255471 gene encoding glutathione hydrolase 5 proenzyme-like — its product is PRPLEPWLGGGTRLVWPLQGSHLDLLSEELAQRVRALIGPRGDHPAAYYNLSLAGRGGQEAGTSHVAVLGPDGSAVSATSTINTPFGSMVYSPRTGLILNNQLLDLCWRTRPGARELPDPAPGERPPSLMAPSILLSREHKAKLVIGGSGGEMILPATALAILNNLWLGLDLHAAIEARILHVRPTLEVLFEPGFEQEVQDGLVGRGQRREEARFWLNVVQAVAQDGRGCIFAESDARKLGEAAGY